One window of the Vigna radiata var. radiata cultivar VC1973A chromosome 1, Vradiata_ver6, whole genome shotgun sequence genome contains the following:
- the LOC106771550 gene encoding probable serine/threonine-protein kinase WNK7 isoform X2 → MVRVIWSLLILTLLKLIQLAPTSSYKAFDGVNGVEVAWSQVQIDDLLQSPGDLDRLYSELHLLRSLKHHNIVRFYDSWIDDRRRTVNMITELFTSGSLKKFRQKHKKVDLKAVKGWARQILMGLSYLHGHNPPVIHRDLKCDNIFINGHQGEVKIGDLGLATFLNRSNAKSVIGTPEFMAPELYDENYNELADIYSFGMCILELVTSEYPYSECRNSAQIYKKVSSGIKPASLSKVKDPEMKSFIEKCLVPASQRLSAKELLMDPFLQINASIKKGPSPLRHIVLPKLGASESRCMVSEGPSSARNGDIPMDLGDTCELPAITIFDKSTDDASRSTSVEIRRQKRGDIFFLKGEEHDKNSVSLVLRIADQGGRARNIHFVFYLDSDTAVSVSSEMVEQLELADQNVKFIAELIDLLLMNLIADWKPCVAIDHLVSPSNKQTHVSQRGELELAKCTGSSKDWTEDLGPSTSSAILATKGNLDNMDIDGALSDECSGLQKATKADDLCSEKSYASATTDFNDNKFSTVSFMSAKSEFDGGSKSSPTSEIGASYDRKSKFLDMKGFSNILNIASSSSEAEGELKLELQMIEQKYQEAMNDLSQRRYQAILDIRRRMSQKMVS, encoded by the exons ATGGTGCGGGTTATCTGGAGCCTCCTGATCCTGACTTTGTTGAAATTGATCCAACTTGCACCTACATCAAG TTACAAGGCATTTGATGGAGTCAATGGAGTTGAAGTTGCGTGGAGTCAGGTTCAGATTGATGACTTGTTGCAATCCCCCGGTGACTTAGATAGGCTATATTCAGAATTACACCTCTTGAGATCACTGAAGCACCATAACATAGTAAGATTCTACGATTCCTGGATTGATGACAGGCGCAGGACCGTTAATATGATTACGGAGTTGTTTACCTCGGGTAGCCTCAAAAA GTTTCGTCAAAAACACAAGAAGGTCGACTTGAAGGCCGTTAAAGGATGGGCAAGACAAATTTTAATGGGTCTAAGCTATCTCCACGGTCACAACCCACCAGTTATTCACAGGGACCTGAAAtgtgataatatatttatcaatggTCACCAAGGAGAAGTTAAAATTGGAGATCTTGGGCTAGCAACTTTCTTGAATCGAAGTAATGCCAAGAGTGTTATTG GAACCCCGGAGTTTATGGCACCCGAGCTGTATGATGAAAATTACAACGAATTAGCTGACATATATTCCTTTGGCATGTGCATCCTTGAGTTGGTGACCTCTGAGTATCCTTACAGCGAATGCAGAAACTCAGCTCAGATATACAAGAAAGTTTCATCC GGTATAAAACCTGCTTCGCTTTCTAAAGTGAAAGATCCAGAAATGAAATCATTTATTGAGAAATGTCTAGTCCCAGCATCTCAAAGATTGTCAGCCAAGGAGCTTCTGATGGACCCATTTCTTCAAATAAATGCTTCAATAAAGAAGGGTCCTTCTCCATTGCGGCATATTGTTCTTCCCAAATTGGGAGCCTCTGAAAGTCGTTGTATGGTGTCAGAAGGTCCTTCTAGTGCTCGTAATGGAGACATTCCAATGGATCTTGGTGACACATGTGAGCTTCCAGCGATCACTATATTTGACAAATCCACTGATGATGCATCACGTTCTACAAGTGTTGAGATAAGAAGGCAGAAAAGAGGTGATATTTTCTTCCTAAAAGGTGAAGAACATGATAAGAACTCTGTATCATTGGTTCTGCGGATAGCTGATCAAGGAG GGCGAGCAAGAAATATCCATTTCGTTTTCTACCTTGACAGTGACACTGCTGTCTCAGTTTCAAGCGAAATGGTTGAGCAACTTGAGCTTGCTGATCAGAATGTTAAATTCATAGCTGAGTTAATAGATTTGTTATTGATGAATCTGATTGCTGACTGGAAACCCTGTGTAGCAATTGATCACTTGGTTTCTCCTAGTAATAAACAAACTCATGTGAGCCAACGGGGAGAATTGGAGTTAGCAAAATGCACAGGCAGCTCAAAAGATTGGACTGAAGATTTAGGTCCCTCTACCTCCTCTGCAATATTAGCTACAAAAGGAAACCTTGACAATATGGATATCGATGGGGCTTTATCTGACGAGTGCAGTGGTCTTCAGAAAGCAACCAAGGCAGATGATCTATGCTCTGAGAAGTCGTATGCATCTGCAACAACTGACTTCAATGATAATAAGTTTTCCACGGTTTCATTTATGTCTGCTAAATCAGAATTTGATGGAGGGAGTAAATCCTCACCTACATCTGAAATTGGGGCATCATATGATCGTAAGAGCAAGTTTTTGGACATGAAAGGCTTCTCCAATATTCTGAACATCGCTTCCTCCTCGTCTGAAGCTGAGGGTGAGTTGAAATTAGAGTTACAAATGATTGAACAGAAGTATCAAGAGGCAATGAATGATTTATCCCAAAGAAGATACCAGGCCATCTTGGATATTAGAAGGAGAATGTCACAAAAGATGGTCTCGTAG
- the LOC106771550 gene encoding probable serine/threonine-protein kinase WNK7 isoform X1 has translation MSLEGTESSEDGAGYLEPPDPDFVEIDPTCTYIKYKEVIGRGAFKTVYKAFDGVNGVEVAWSQVQIDDLLQSPGDLDRLYSELHLLRSLKHHNIVRFYDSWIDDRRRTVNMITELFTSGSLKKFRQKHKKVDLKAVKGWARQILMGLSYLHGHNPPVIHRDLKCDNIFINGHQGEVKIGDLGLATFLNRSNAKSVIGTPEFMAPELYDENYNELADIYSFGMCILELVTSEYPYSECRNSAQIYKKVSSGIKPASLSKVKDPEMKSFIEKCLVPASQRLSAKELLMDPFLQINASIKKGPSPLRHIVLPKLGASESRCMVSEGPSSARNGDIPMDLGDTCELPAITIFDKSTDDASRSTSVEIRRQKRGDIFFLKGEEHDKNSVSLVLRIADQGGRARNIHFVFYLDSDTAVSVSSEMVEQLELADQNVKFIAELIDLLLMNLIADWKPCVAIDHLVSPSNKQTHVSQRGELELAKCTGSSKDWTEDLGPSTSSAILATKGNLDNMDIDGALSDECSGLQKATKADDLCSEKSYASATTDFNDNKFSTVSFMSAKSEFDGGSKSSPTSEIGASYDRKSKFLDMKGFSNILNIASSSSEAEGELKLELQMIEQKYQEAMNDLSQRRYQAILDIRRRMSQKMVS, from the exons ATGAGTTTGGAGGGGACAGAAAGTTCAGAAGATGGTGCGGGTTATCTGGAGCCTCCTGATCCTGACTTTGTTGAAATTGATCCAACTTGCACCTACATCAAG TACAAAGAAGTGATCGGCAGAGGAGCTTTTAAAACTGT TTACAAGGCATTTGATGGAGTCAATGGAGTTGAAGTTGCGTGGAGTCAGGTTCAGATTGATGACTTGTTGCAATCCCCCGGTGACTTAGATAGGCTATATTCAGAATTACACCTCTTGAGATCACTGAAGCACCATAACATAGTAAGATTCTACGATTCCTGGATTGATGACAGGCGCAGGACCGTTAATATGATTACGGAGTTGTTTACCTCGGGTAGCCTCAAAAA GTTTCGTCAAAAACACAAGAAGGTCGACTTGAAGGCCGTTAAAGGATGGGCAAGACAAATTTTAATGGGTCTAAGCTATCTCCACGGTCACAACCCACCAGTTATTCACAGGGACCTGAAAtgtgataatatatttatcaatggTCACCAAGGAGAAGTTAAAATTGGAGATCTTGGGCTAGCAACTTTCTTGAATCGAAGTAATGCCAAGAGTGTTATTG GAACCCCGGAGTTTATGGCACCCGAGCTGTATGATGAAAATTACAACGAATTAGCTGACATATATTCCTTTGGCATGTGCATCCTTGAGTTGGTGACCTCTGAGTATCCTTACAGCGAATGCAGAAACTCAGCTCAGATATACAAGAAAGTTTCATCC GGTATAAAACCTGCTTCGCTTTCTAAAGTGAAAGATCCAGAAATGAAATCATTTATTGAGAAATGTCTAGTCCCAGCATCTCAAAGATTGTCAGCCAAGGAGCTTCTGATGGACCCATTTCTTCAAATAAATGCTTCAATAAAGAAGGGTCCTTCTCCATTGCGGCATATTGTTCTTCCCAAATTGGGAGCCTCTGAAAGTCGTTGTATGGTGTCAGAAGGTCCTTCTAGTGCTCGTAATGGAGACATTCCAATGGATCTTGGTGACACATGTGAGCTTCCAGCGATCACTATATTTGACAAATCCACTGATGATGCATCACGTTCTACAAGTGTTGAGATAAGAAGGCAGAAAAGAGGTGATATTTTCTTCCTAAAAGGTGAAGAACATGATAAGAACTCTGTATCATTGGTTCTGCGGATAGCTGATCAAGGAG GGCGAGCAAGAAATATCCATTTCGTTTTCTACCTTGACAGTGACACTGCTGTCTCAGTTTCAAGCGAAATGGTTGAGCAACTTGAGCTTGCTGATCAGAATGTTAAATTCATAGCTGAGTTAATAGATTTGTTATTGATGAATCTGATTGCTGACTGGAAACCCTGTGTAGCAATTGATCACTTGGTTTCTCCTAGTAATAAACAAACTCATGTGAGCCAACGGGGAGAATTGGAGTTAGCAAAATGCACAGGCAGCTCAAAAGATTGGACTGAAGATTTAGGTCCCTCTACCTCCTCTGCAATATTAGCTACAAAAGGAAACCTTGACAATATGGATATCGATGGGGCTTTATCTGACGAGTGCAGTGGTCTTCAGAAAGCAACCAAGGCAGATGATCTATGCTCTGAGAAGTCGTATGCATCTGCAACAACTGACTTCAATGATAATAAGTTTTCCACGGTTTCATTTATGTCTGCTAAATCAGAATTTGATGGAGGGAGTAAATCCTCACCTACATCTGAAATTGGGGCATCATATGATCGTAAGAGCAAGTTTTTGGACATGAAAGGCTTCTCCAATATTCTGAACATCGCTTCCTCCTCGTCTGAAGCTGAGGGTGAGTTGAAATTAGAGTTACAAATGATTGAACAGAAGTATCAAGAGGCAATGAATGATTTATCCCAAAGAAGATACCAGGCCATCTTGGATATTAGAAGGAGAATGTCACAAAAGATGGTCTCGTAG
- the LOC106771584 gene encoding dnaJ homolog subfamily C member 2 has translation MEFLDEDARPRFVFQSGAVASTEPPYPDHKPTKPFLFVTISLSSLFLALSLFFLESEPFKSLLFWLALSLLIGPFAPPSLTGGDVRVGLGEIVNFPDPEPETDDDARKPPQRRSRQRRPEEVAAIGPVVSVSTAEKKRGGGGGVEKVSTVVEEKDWSEEDVEVLKKQLVKNPVGKPGRWEAIAAAFGGRHGVESVIKKAKELGEKKVDDSDSYALFLKNRKALDKRVVEENGGEDSVTVEKVVENGWSSGEDIALLNALKVFPKDVSMRWEKVAAAVPGRSKAACMRRFTELKKGFRNAKAAAE, from the coding sequence ATGGAGTTCCTGGACGAGGACGCGAGGCCAAGGTTCGTGTTCCAGTCCGGTGCCGTTGCAAGCACCGAACCACCGTACCCGGACCACAAACCTACCAAGCCGTTCCTCTTCGTCACCATTTCTCTCTCTTCGCTCTTCCTCGCTCTATCTCTCTTCTTCCTCGAATCCGAACCCTTCAAATCGCTCCTATTCTGGCTCGCGCTCTCTCTCCTCATCGGCCCCTTCGCTCCCCCCTCCCTCACCGGCGGCGACGTCCGCGTCGGCCTCGGCGAGATCGTCAACTTCCCTGATCCGGAGCCCGAAACCGACGACGACGCTAGGAAGCCTCCGCAGCGGCGATCCAGACAGCGGAGGCCCGAGGAAGTCGCCGCCATCGGCCCAGTGGTGTCCGTCAGCACCGcggagaagaagagaggaggAGGCGGCGGAGTGGAGAAGGTTTCGACGGTGGTGGAGGAGAAGGATTGGAGCGAGGAGGATGTGGAGGTGCTGAAGAAGCAGCTGGTGAAGAATCCGGTGGGGAAGCCAGGGCGGTGGGAGGCTATAGCGGCAGCATTCGGCGGAAGGCACGGTGTTGAGAGTGTGATAAAGAAGGCAAAGGAGTTGGGGGAGAAGAAAGTGGATGATTCGGATTCTTATGCATTGTTCTTGAAAAATAGGAAGGCGTTGGATAAGAGGGTTGTGGAGGAGAATGGGGGTGAGGACTCGGTGACGGTGGAGAAAGTAGTTGAGAATGGTTGGAGTTCTGGCGAGGATATCGCGTTGCTGAATGCATTGAAAGTGTTTCCTAAGGATGTTTCAATGAGGTGGGAGAAGGTTGCTGCGGCGGTTCCCGGGAGATCCAAAGCTGCTTGCATGAGAAGATTTACTGAATTGAAGAAAGGGTTTCGGAATGCAAAAGCTGCAGCCGAGTGA